ACTTCTGCTTGTGCTTGAATAGCTTTAATAACTTTAGGGTGTTGATGGCCGATATTTGTAAAGACTAACTGCGATGAGAAATCTAAATAGGTTTTACCCTCGTGATCCCAAAAATATGAGCCCGAGCCACTTGCAACGGGCATTGGTGAAATCGCCCCTTGAGCCGACCATGAGTGGAAAACGTACTTGTGGTCTGCCGCACTTACTGCCGCCTGCTTAGCTGGATCATTTATTGGTGTGCTCATGAAAATAGCCTCTAACTTAAATAAGAAGTAATTGGCGCCATTCTAATGCCCTGAAGTAGATTGCACCTATGGATCAGATCACGCATTGGATTAACGGCGCCCTTGATACAACTACACCAGAACGCAGTGGAACTATTTATAACCCTGCCACTGGAATAGTCACCAAGAGCGTGGCCTTTGGTAATCCCGTAACCGTTGATCGTGCAGTTGATGCTGCTACCGCAGCTTTTGCAACCTGGCGCCACAGCTCACTGACTAAGCGCACCCAAGTTCTCTTTGCCTTTCGTGAGCTAGTTCAGCACAATAAAGAAAAAATCGCCGCATTAATTACGGATGAGCATGGAAAAGTTTTAAGCGATGCTTCAGGAGAAGTAACGCGAGGCCTTGAAGTCGTTGAA
This Candidatus Planktophila sp. DNA region includes the following protein-coding sequences:
- a CDS encoding aldehyde dehydrogenase family protein, which translates into the protein MDQITHWINGALDTTTPERSGTIYNPATGIVTKSVAFGNPVTVDRAVDAATAAFATWRHSSLTKRTQVLFAFRELVQHNKEKIAALITDEHGKVLSDASGEVTRGLEVVEFACGIPQLLKGGFSEEVSTGVDVYSIRQALGPVAIIS